The genomic stretch GATGGGAGACGTCAACAACCATTTTTCCGGATTTTCCCACAGAGACACATTTCCTAAATAGTTTTCCATCCCTTCCAGCCTGCTTACCTCATAAAATACACGACCTAATTGCAAGGAAGCACTGATATAATTACTTACGCCTGCACATTCAAGCGCAGCAGCAAAACGATTGGTATGTGTAACCAGGAAATTAGTCAATCCGCCACCTATACTGTGCCCATTGATCCCCATTTTTGTACTGTCTACATAAGCTAATTTTGCAAGGTAATCTGAAGCCGAAACAATTGCATTGTATACACCAACACCTGGCTCTTCAGTTTTCTTGAAAATATCAGGGGTAAACACCAAGTACCCTCTTGTGGCAAACCAGGCAACATCGATATTGGCAATGGTATATTCCGGAGTAGGGAATTGGTACATCCGATGCGTTCTCTGCTGGTAATAATTGATAATTACGGGGTACTTTTTAGTGGAATCAAAGTCGCCAGGTTTGTACAGAATTCCCTGGGAATAGGTTCCATCATATTGTTTCCATTGAATTAATTCCGTTGTTGGCCAATTATAATCCCGTTGGGGGGCAAAATCAGTCAATGGTTTAAATATCTTAAAATCAGTCGTATAATATAAATTGGAAGCTTCACTGGTTGATTGCCGCTTTATGATCCATGATTTTCCGGTTTTTATCTGAACCGGGGCCATTCCAATCCCAGCCATGAAATTCTGGGCATTTACGGGAAGAAGGTTATGGGCAACAAGATGAAAAACATACGGTCCCATCACCAACAGAGAAGGATCGTTAATTTTATCAAAAGAGGCCTGGTAAAATCCATTGTACTTATTGGAAAGATTAAAAGCAGTAAGCAATACCTTTTCTCCTTTTTTGAAGAAAACCGGGTCACTCATGCTTACCATGCCATTAGTGACACGCAGTTTAATGTTGCTTTTCCTCCCAAAGCCATTTGTCATATTAGTAGCTTTTCCGTCGGCAGGGTTAATCTTCCAAATATCATAATCCTCATATACCATAAAGGATTCATCCTCATTCCACCCAGCCACTCCGATAGGGCCAAGTGGACCATTCTTTGAGCGATCAGCATTTACTATCCCTTCAAAAGCAAGGTATCCTTTAGGAACGTTGCAGGAAATGCAGGTGGCAGAATTAGTACCCAGGTCATACCGGTAGTAATTAAAATCTACAGCATCAAAATAAAGCAGGTATTTTCCTTTAGGAGAAAAAAAGAGCGTTTTATTTCCAGCTGGCAATTGCTTCCTGCTTCCATCCTTAAAGGAAACCAGCCAGTTGATATTATCCTGCTTCAACCAAAAACGATCACCCTGGGCATTATAAGCAATAACTGCTTCACTGGTAACTTCTGAAGAAGCCACCATTTGTTCAAAGTCCTTTGTCAAGGTAATCACCTTGTTGCTGCCTTCAATTGGCATAGCCACAGTTAGTCCCGGCCGGATCCGCTGGCCCAGTTGTGTGCATTGCAATAGGGTATCCCGATAGTTCCAAACATCCACCATTACGGCATCAGGATCAGCTTCGGGAACAGATGGATTATATACCTGGAACAACAAATATTGTCCATTCCTGCTAAATTGCGGCATCATAAAATTAATATACTTTCCATTATCAATTCCTTCCGCCTTGTCATCAGCCTTTTTTTCCCCTCTTGCCATACCATCTTTAAAATACCATATTTCATACAGCGCCTGCACAGGCAGTCCACTGGGGACGTTGTTGACCTTTACCTGGAAAACAACCTGGTCTCCGTTATCATTAACAGCATAATTATTGATCTCCCGCATCTCCTCAGATCCTGCCATCCAGAGGTCATCCATTTTAAGCGTCAACAAATTAAGTTTACGAAGTGTTTGTACCGTATTTGATCCGGCTGTTGCAGCAGTTCTCAACATAATTGCCGAGCCTGTCCTGTTAAATGCATATTCAACAACAGAATCATACGTATATTCTTTGTTGGTCGCCATGTCCAGCAGAATTAATCGGGATGGTTCGCTTTTCCGGATGTACGCGAGCCATTTGCCTTTATCCTCATCTGGCTGCAGTATCGCCTGCACTCCTCCGATAACCCTGGTTGACATATCAGCCAATTGCATAAAGAATAGGGAGTCGCTTTTCTTAAAATAAAACTGCCTGTTATCCTTAGAAAAAAATCCAGTACCATAATCCACGCCGGTGAATGATCTTTTTTGATTACCCTGGGCAGTAGACAGCACGAGCGTTCTATTATTGCCACCGCCAAAAGAGTAATGATACCTGATGTATTCTCCATTACCACTTACCAAAACATCCGACTCAAAATTCACCCAGTCTTTCAGGGCATTACTATCTATAACTTTTTTACCTTTTGATAAAGCAGCTACCTGGACGGGCAATGTTGTTTGTTGCGCATTAAGTACAACAAGGCATTTAAAAGCCACACATAACATCAAAAATCGCTTCATAATGAATTTGATTATGCTTTTAAAGAGTGTTTATAATTTAATACTTATTTACAAATAGGATTCTACCTACTTCGGGCATACGCAGGTATTCGTATAGAGTTACCTACATTCAAAATAATGGAATACTCTTACCTGTAATAAATTGTAAAATCATGTGCTCATCAGCGCTTTACATAGCAAAAACGGAGATCATGCCCGTATATAACATGAATGAAAAAATATGCCCGGCTACAGCCAGGCATATTTAAAATACGGATGAGGTTTATGTGTTATTATTGTTCGTAACCGGGGTTTTGTACCAAATTTCCATTCTTTTGTATATCACTGAATGGAATGGGATATAACTGATCTGTCGACTGCCAGACACCACCTTTCAAAGGAGTCATTTGCTGCATGACAGCATTCACTTTATTGGTTCTCTTAAGATCTAACCAACGATGCCCCATTTCAGTAAACAGCTCCCTTTTTCTTTCCTGCCATACAGCTTCCAGCAAAACAGCTGGATCAGTAATAGCCAGCGCAGCTGCCCCTGCTCTTGAACGAACAGTATTCAAATCCAACAATCCTTCTTCTACAAGGCCAGCCCTGGCCCTTGCCTCTGCCCTTATTAGGAATATTTCGCCTAATCTGAGGATCATTAGGTATTCCGTAGGACTTTCTGTGGTTTGCTTTTGCTTATACTTAAAAGGAAAATAATAAGTGGTGCCTAAGACAATGACGCTGTCTATCCAATGCTTATTGAATCGTCTTTGATCATCAGCAGTAAAATCATTCAGCAATTGTGTACTTAGATATACAGGGTTCAGATTTGCGCTTGGGGTAGGACCATTGGCACCAAGAACGAATGCAAATGCTTCCTCTGTATTTCGACCTGTTTTTACAGGCTGTAATTGCCAGATTGCTTCAGTGCTCCCTTTTATAAATACATCATCCAGGCCAGCCAACTGGAACAAAGATTGCTGATTGATGACATCTTCCGCATATTTACCGGCCTCCTGGTAATTACCCAGATACAAATAGGTCCGGGCCAACAAAGCAGCCGCGGCCCATTTTGTAGGACGAACCCGCTCCGCTACCCCTGGATACCTAACCAGGCTACCATTTAAATAATCTATGCTTAACAAATCTACAGCATCCTTCAGGTCTGAAACAATCTGCTCATATACCTGTTGAGCAGTAGCCTGCCTGGAAACTGCATTTACACTGGGATCAGTTGTTAAAATAAGTGGGACATTGCCGTAAAGATTAACAAGGTAAAAATAAAAAAAAGCCCTTAAAAACCGGGCTTCACCAAGAAGCTGCTGTTTAACTGCCGGCGTAAGCGCATTGGAGGCAGAAAGCCCTTCGATAGCAGCATTGCAACTAAAGATATAAGTATACCAGCCCAGTCCACCAACCCCAACCCATAATTCGGTGCCAATGCTTTGTGCGGCGGTAGAACGTAACTCATTCCTATAATATGCATTGAGGCGGCTATCAGATACCCCGCTAAATAATACCAGCTCATCTCCTGAAAGCCCGGTCAACATAGCTAATCCTGCTGTACCAGAAATCCCAGGTACTCCGGAAGCATTACTCATAGAGGCATATATACCTGTAACAGCTGCGATGGCTGTTGGATCAGACCTGAATATCAATTCCTGGTTAATGCTTGTCAATGGAGGATCTATGGATAGCATTTTTGTGCACCCATTTGAAAAGATCAACAGCCAGCTAATTAATAAGGCAGCTGTTAGTGTTCTATATCGTCTTAGAGCAATACAAGGCAACATATTATAATCAATTTACGCTAAAGGGATAATTGAGTACCGACAGTTACTATTCGTAATGGCGGCAGGGAAATCATGCTTTGTGTTTCCGGATCTAATCCACTGTAACTGGTAATAGTGAAAAGATTCTGCGCATGAACATACAGATTGGCTTTCTTAAAGCCGGCTTTACGCAACCATGCTACAGGTAATTCCCAGGAAAGCGCCACATTCTTCAGTCTTATAAAAGAAGCATCGGTAAATCTATAATCACTGGAGATCACCTCTGCAAAAAAATTATTGCTGGTAGTAAACTTTTCGATAGGTTTCTTATCGCCAATTTTCTGCCACCTGTCTAGGACAGAAACAGATTGATTACTAAGCCCGCCATAAAAACTGCCAGGCAACCTTGAACCGTTCCAGAACAGCGCATCATTATAGCCCATTTGCTTTACAAACTGGAACAGGAAATCCAACTGAATGCCTTTATAGGTTAAGGTATTCTGGAAGCCACCGTAGAATTTTGGCAATTTATTGACCAGCGCTGTCAGATCTGTGGAAGGATTTGGAGTATTGGTACCTTCCCCTTTACTGGTCAGGAACTGGTATTTTCCGGAGGCTGGATCAACCCGTGAAAACCGGTAACTTTTGCTAACAGTAAGCGGATGGCCTACCACCAAAAGATTTGCATAAGTAGAGGCGGAAAGTTCCGGGAAGGAAAGCAGTTCGTTTTGGGGAATGGTGAGGTTAAAATTAGATCTCCAGGAAAAATTATTATGCTGCAGGTTTCTTGAATTCACGGAAAACTCCCAATTCCTGTTCTGTACTACAGCAGGAAAATTAACAAGATAACTGGTAAAGCCAGCTATAGCAGGCAGATTATAATCCAGCAACTGATTGGAAGACCTATTCCTGACATAAAAAACATTCAGCAAGATATTATCCTTTAAAAATCCTAACTCCATCCCAACCTGCAACTTCTTTGTTTCTTCCCATTGAAGATGCGGGTTAGGCAGGCCGGCTGGCATTAAACTTACTACTCCCTGGTAGGGTATTTCAATGGTGGGGAAATTATATAAGCTAAGAAAACGGTAATCGCCTATCTGATCATTTCCGGTTGTACCATAACTGCCTTTCAGTTTACCAAAACTTATAAAATCAATATTATCATTAAAAAAAGATTCATTGGAAAAGATCCAGCCGGCGCCTATGGAATAAAAATTATGCAACCGGTTGGCGCCGCCAAAGCGGGAGCTTCCATCCCTACGCAGGGATATATTTATAAGGTATTTATCCTCCCAGTTATAATTTAACCTGCCGAACAATGCATTGTATTTGTACTCTGATTGTAGTGCATATTGTGAAGTGAGCGTTGCTGCAGCATCCACATTCTCCAAAAGTTCATCGTTCAAATGTCCCGTACCGTAGAGGTATCCGGCAGTTGTTTTTAAGTTAAGGATGGTACCCCCAAAAAGCAATTCCATTCTACCCTTGCTAATATCAGTATTGAATTTCAGTTGTGGTTCAATGATCCAGGAATCAATATTCCTGGTTCCATAATCAGCTGCCCGAAGCGAATTTGCTCGATTCTCCGGAATTTCAAGGATCAGCGGCAAGGCTCTTATATCATTAGTCCTCATACTATTGTAACCAAAACTACTGCTCAACTCAAGAAAAGGAAAAAGTTTGTACCCGGCTACCACATTACTGATGAGGTTGTAGGTGTTATTGCGGTACTTCACAAGCACTTTGCGCATTGGATTACCATAAAACGTAGAAGCTCCTGCAGCATTAGGCGCCCAGTTCAACGTGCCGTCGGCATTCAAAAGAGAAGGAGCGTTGGGCTCCAGCAGTAGCGCTTCCTGCGTTAGATCAAATCCTGGCAGTTGGTTCCTGTCAAACATATAGTTACCCGAAAACTGAAAGCGAAACCTGTTATCCGTAGAATTGGCAGTTATACTGGCATTAGCACCTATTTTTTCATTCGAAAAATCGCTGGGAATAGGAAATACAGTTGTTTCCTTGTGATAAGTAGCCCCAAACAGGTAGCGTACCGTTGAATTGCCACCCGATACATTTGCACTGATATTTGACAAACGGGATGTATTTCCAATCAATTCCTCCTGCCAGTCTGTATATCGGGTAGTATCCCAAACTTTCAGATCGTCAGCCGCTATTGAAGGACTTTTCCAGTTTATCCCATCATTTCTGAATGCTTCATACCGCATATCCAAATACTGTCTTGTATTTAGCATATCCAGCTTTTGACCAACCTGACCCCATCCCGTCTGCATATTAACATTCAGCTGCATCTGACCAACTTTTCCTTTTTTCGTAGTGATCAGAATAGCGCCATTAGCCGCCCGGGAGCCGTAGATGGCAGTAGCATCTGCATCTTTTAACACATCGATACTTTCAATATCAGCAATATTGATATAGTTAAGCGGATTACCATTTCCACTATAATTGGGACCGGCTGGTCCTAATACCGCATCTATAACTGTAGAAGGCAATTCTGAAATAATAGGAACACCATCAATCACATACAGCGGATTATTGCCACTTGTGATACTATTAATACCCTGCACCTGCACTTTGACACTACTTCCGGCCAGCCCGGAAGGCTGTAAAACAAATAAGCCGGGAACCCGGCCCTGCAGGCTTAGGAGAGGGTTTGTTACAGGCTGCTTCTCAATATCCTTTGCCGTTATGGTAACGGAATTACTGGTATTCAATCTCCTGGTGGTTGTCCCGTAAGCAATTATCTGGACCTCATCAAGCTTCCCTGTTTTGCCTTTGACCTCTACCAGCATATTTTTCTGCCCTTTTACTGGTCTTTCCGTGGGTAGTATGTTGACTGCTGTAATCAGGATCGTGGCATTGGCGGCAATCTGCCTTAATTGAAAAACCCCATCTCCATTAGTAGCCGTTGCTATGGTAGTGCCTCTCACCTGGATAGTTGCACCTACTACCGGATCACCATTTTCATTGATCACCCGACCAGTTACGTCAATAGGATTATCCCGGACTTCCAGCATATTATTAAAGAGCTGGGGCGCGGCTACTATGCGTTCCCGGATAACTATATATTTTTCCTTTTGAATATATTCAATACCCGGCTGCTGACTGAATATTTTATCAAGAAGTGTAAAAACATTCCCGCTAAAAGTGAGCGTTACGGGCTTGGATTTATATTTTATTACATCCATGGGGTAGAAAAAACGGAGAGCAGTCTTTTTCTGGATCGTACCTATTACCGTCAACAACGGTTTATCTTTTACAGAAATAGTTATCTCCTGCCTGCTGGCATTACCGCTGGCTTGGAGACTGATCAAAATAAGCAGAAAGAGGATTGAGTTCACGAATTTTTTCATAACCTTGGTTCTCCTTGTAGTATTGAAGTCAATATTCATTAACGAGTCAATGCGGCATGGAACGGCTACCTCATCCCTATTAATGGAGAGGAGAAGTATGATTACTAAAATGATTAGCTTATTTGTATAGAATAGGATGGTTAGAAGCGAAGCGAAACGGAGTTTATTGGGGATGCACAATTACTGTATGCCCATCAATTTCAAACTGTACGTACCTTGTCATCTCTAAAATGGAAAGTACGTTGGAAAGGCTCTCATTATCCGGTATTCGCAGTGAAAAATTTGACCGTAATTTCCCTGGCTTATATTCAAGTTTGACATCATACCAGCGCGCCAGCGTCCGAAGAATTTCTTCCAATGGCCGGTCTTCAAATGCTAATTCCCCATCAATCCAGGCTACAGCATCTTCCGGAATAGAAATAATATTAATTTTTTTCTCCTTCCTCTTTAAAACCCCAGCAGGAAACAATGCTTGCTGACCTGGTCTGAGCAATACACCGGATGACCTGTCAGTAAGATCTTTTTCCGTATCAAGTCTGACCGCTCCCGTTAATAAAGATGTTTTTATAGCTGGTTCATCAGGATAAGCATTAACAGTAAAGCTGGTTCCTAATACATTTATCTCCAATTCGTTTACAACTACTTTGAAAGGTTTCTTGCTCTTTTTTACTTCAAAATACGCCTCCCCAATGATTGAGACTTTCCTTTCATCTCCGGAAAAAACCGTAGGATAATCAATGCGGGAATCAGCGTTCATTTGTACAGCAGTGCCATCCGGAAGCACCACCCGATACTTACCCCCTTTGGGCGTTGTCACCGTATTCATAGCACCGGCTCTGACCGGATTACCCGAAACAGTCTTATAAACCAATTGTCCATCTACCAATTTCTGGATCCGGACGCCACGTTCAGGCTCTATTATTCCATCAGGCATTTGCTCCAGGACAATTTTACTGCCATCAGAAAGGGTCAGGGTAGCTTTTTGCTCTCCTGGGGGAATATCGTTTTTAAACCGGTTAACGACAGGCTTATCTTTATCCTGTTTTATGGTTGGGGCAGGACTAAGCAGTATTAAAATGGCTATAACACAAGCCGCAGCGCCGATAAACCAAAGCGATCGGACAATGCGCTTATTAGTGTATGTAGGTTCAATGCGGTAAGGATCAGCATCCGCAGCAATTTTCCTGTTCAATCGATCAGCCAACTTTTGCGTCAGCCGTTCTCCAGTAAGCCAATGATCTGCAATGGCAATCTTTCTGCTTTTTTCATTGGCGAACTCATTTCGTAGTGATAAATACAGCTCAGGGTCCCCCATCATCGACAATAATTCCTGCCTTTCTATTGCTGTAATGACACCATCCAAGTCCCTGGCCATCAACCAAGCAGCCCTTTCTGCATTCTTGTTCATAAACCTTGGATAATTAAAAAAATGTTACAAAAAACCGTTTATCTCCGTTCCACAGTTGAATAACGGAAGCAGTAGCTTTGATAACATGGCTTGGCGCCTTTTTTTTCATTCGGGTACGTATAATAGCGGTAAACAGCTGATTATTCTAAGTATCGAAACCAAAAACAATAGGCCTGCAATCTTCTTATTATCAATGGCCTTTCGGATGATCTGCAGCGCCTTCCACTTCTGATTACCAACTGTGTAATAATCGATCCGCAGTATTTTACTAATTTCTTCATTGGTTTTGCCACCATAAAATGAAAGTTCAAAAACCTTTTTACAGCCTTTAGGCAACTGATCTGCAAGCTGCATGATCATTTGCACTAAGTCCTGCTTCTCACTTTCCTTATGGATCATCTCTATCCTGACAGTTTCCTTAAAATGCATTCTTTCGACGGCAACTTCATCTTTTATAATATTCAATAGTTTCTTATTTCGTGAAGTTTCCGTTTGCTGGCGCCTTAAATAATCAATACAAAGATTTTTTGTAGTAACAAGCAGGAATTTCCTTATTTCAATCTCATCTTTCCCTTGAAAGTTTGAAGAAATTTTCCAGAATTTGACAAATACCTCTACTGTCAGATCCTCCGCCTGTTCACGATTAGGAATGAAACTGTGCGCGAAACCATAAATATGGCCATAATGCTTTCGCCATATTTCTTTAAACTCCGCTTGCTCCAACTTAAAAATATTATCAACAACCTCCATAAGTCATTATGTTTCCATCTTGGAAAGAAAATAAGTCATGTCGGATACAAGGGAAATATTCTGACTCAAAACTTATTGCAAAGCAAGGACTCTGCTTTTGCATTTTTACAATAATCTATCATTAAATAGACTTATGTATGCAATGAGCTGCATTGTTAACAGTAGAAATGAATTAGTAACAGATTAAGTGTATCAGAACCAATAATCATAATAGCAAATAATGCCTATAGTACAATGGTAGTTGGATAGCAAACATGAAATGAAAATATATGCCTATATATCTAACCATCTATTAATTGCCCTTCATTTTTGATCCAATCAAATATAAAGCCGTTATTCAAAGCATTTTTTACATTTTTTCAAATTTTTAAGACACTGACAACAATTCCAAACTGACACAAATATTTAATAATAGGAATTTACGACATCTCATAGTATGGCTTATTCAGAAATAGATCTAAAAAATTGATTCCAATCAATTTTATAAATAAAACAAGACATATGTCTCCTGCTAATCGAAAATATTCGGATGTTATCAATTTAATAGCATTCCGTTAATTAGATGTGCTGGACGTGAACCACGCAACACAAACTTCCCGATTGCCATTAAGCCTGCCTATACCTCAATTCCCATTTGCTTATTCATAAAATAAACCAAAAATGAGACATTTACTGCTAATTAGCTCTGTGTTAGCTTTTTTCTTTTGTGGATGTAAAAAGGACGATGCTCCTCCTACCCTACCAACAGTAGCCACCTCCCCTGTTTCTGGAATTTCCGGGTCTACTGCCACCGGCGGGGGGGTGATATCAGACAATGGGAATGCCGATATTACTGCCAGCGGCGTATGTTGGAGCAGAACTAACAATATGCCTACCATCACTGATGACACAACAAAAGGGGGCATAGCTTCCGGCAATTTCACTGTACAACTGAATAATCTTCAACCAAGCACCACTTATTATGTGCGAGCTTATGCCATCAACAGTGTAGGAACTGCTTATGGAGAGGTAGTAACCTTCAATACCGGAAATGGCGTTCCGGAAGCCAGAATGCTTTCTTTTGAAGGACAAGCAGCCATCACTAATAAAATAAAAATATCTTTCACGTATTATGATGCGGAGAATGACCCACAGGGAGGGACTACCTATCAATGGATTATTGCAGCCAATGCTGCCGACACCGTCAGTTCCACAGGCACTGCCATCAATGGCGCAACAGATAGCGTCTACACTATTGCGGCCGGTGATTTGAATAAGTTTTTACGTGTAACCATTACCCCCAAATCATCAGCAGGAGCTAGTACAGGAAACGCTACACACTCTAAATGGGTAGGCCCGGTAGGTCCTGAACCAACATCTGTAACATTTACATATAATGGCCAAGAAGTGACTTACGGGATCATTACCAGTCCTACAACTGGTAATAAATGGCTGGATAGAAATCTTGGAGCTTCACAAGTGGCCACCAGTTCAACGGATTATCTTGCTTATGGAGATTTGTTTCAGTGGGGACGCCCAGCAGATGGACATCAATTAATGAATTGGTCGAGTTCGACAACTGGTTTGCCACTATCTAACACAACTGAAACCAAATATTCTTCCAATATTCCGAATGGAAGCCTTTTTGTTATTACAAACACTGAGCCTTACGATTGGGTGAATCCAATTAACTATGATAGATGGGCCGCTAATGCAAAGGGAGTTTGTCCCTTTAGTTGGCATATTCCAAATGAAACTGAATGGAAAGCAGAAGGAAAAAGCGCAATAACTGCTATAAATTTAACGAATGGAGGTCAGCGTGCGTTCTGTTGTGGGGGCATTTTGGTGCAAACGGGTACTCAAGGATATTATTGGAGTTCGACAAACTTATCTGGCCAAATATCATATTTCACACTTTCGGGAGGTACGGTACCAGCAGCAAATATTGCAAATGCGGGATATTCAGTAAGATGTATAAAAGATTAAATAATTATTAGCTTATAACTCACCATTTATAATTAAAAGTCTCCAATAAACAACATTAATAAAGTGGTTCCAATAAATGTAGGAACCACTTTATTAATTTCAAAAGTTTACATTATATATTATTCTGTAAGAAACGAGGTTTGCGTAGCACATCTGGTTAATTGGCAATCTGAATTAGTTCCATCCCAAGCACTATACTTGTAGTATGTTGTGCCACCAGTTCCTAATTCAGTTACATTTGTAATTACAGCACATTGAAAATTCTGAGTTTGTGAAGCACAATACTTTCCACCAAATGGTTTAGAAGAAAAGGCAAATGCGCTTGTAACGATAGCCGCTACAGCAAGCACAGAAAATAATTTTTTCATTTTGATAAAATTTAATGTTTATTAATCCCAGCCTACTCTATTCAAGGTTTTCGGCATCCCCTTTGGCATTGCTCAAGTTGATCATACTTAAACAACACCTGACTCTCACTCTCTGCGAAACAATAATTTATTGAATTGAAAGCAATGACTTGGCATTGAGCCTTCCCACATATGCCGCTTTCAAGTTCTTATTTTCATCAAAAGTAGCCGTAAATGGAACGCCCATTAGATGATACTTTTTAGCAATGACACTCCCCGTATCTCTACCATAGATTATCCCTTTTTGCTGGCTCAACTTAAAATAATCAGTAAACTTCTTCATTGATGCCAAGTCAGCATTGGTCACTACATAGATCTGGTGATCATCCCACTTTTCCAAATGATTGATCATATCGCGCATTTGAGCACGGCAATAGGGACAGGTTGGGCTGTAGTAGAAGAGTAATTGAGGCTTACCAGCTGTTGCAGCAGCAGTATGAAAGTAGCTCACACTATCAGCCATTTGAATAACTATATCAGGTAGAAGTTGTCCTTCCATACCCGTTTTATAAGGCTCCTGCACTTTATCCTCTTTGCAACCTGCAGATAAACAAGCAACAAAAAATATTAAACATAAGTATTTCATCTAAACCAGTAATTAATGAGCTAAAGAATAATTATTGCTTTTCAGACCATTTGTATTTACTCTATTCCTTAATAAAATTATTGCCAAAATCCCCATTAATATAAAAG from Candidatus Pseudobacter hemicellulosilyticus encodes the following:
- a CDS encoding prolyl oligopeptidase family serine peptidase, producing MKRFLMLCVAFKCLVVLNAQQTTLPVQVAALSKGKKVIDSNALKDWVNFESDVLVSGNGEYIRYHYSFGGGNNRTLVLSTAQGNQKRSFTGVDYGTGFFSKDNRQFYFKKSDSLFFMQLADMSTRVIGGVQAILQPDEDKGKWLAYIRKSEPSRLILLDMATNKEYTYDSVVEYAFNRTGSAIMLRTAATAGSNTVQTLRKLNLLTLKMDDLWMAGSEEMREINNYAVNDNGDQVVFQVKVNNVPSGLPVQALYEIWYFKDGMARGEKKADDKAEGIDNGKYINFMMPQFSRNGQYLLFQVYNPSVPEADPDAVMVDVWNYRDTLLQCTQLGQRIRPGLTVAMPIEGSNKVITLTKDFEQMVASSEVTSEAVIAYNAQGDRFWLKQDNINWLVSFKDGSRKQLPAGNKTLFFSPKGKYLLYFDAVDFNYYRYDLGTNSATCISCNVPKGYLAFEGIVNADRSKNGPLGPIGVAGWNEDESFMVYEDYDIWKINPADGKATNMTNGFGRKSNIKLRVTNGMVSMSDPVFFKKGEKVLLTAFNLSNKYNGFYQASFDKINDPSLLVMGPYVFHLVAHNLLPVNAQNFMAGIGMAPVQIKTGKSWIIKRQSTSEASNLYYTTDFKIFKPLTDFAPQRDYNWPTTELIQWKQYDGTYSQGILYKPGDFDSTKKYPVIINYYQQRTHRMYQFPTPEYTIANIDVAWFATRGYLVFTPDIFKKTEEPGVGVYNAIVSASDYLAKLAYVDSTKMGINGHSIGGGLTNFLVTHTNRFAAALECAGVSNYISASLQLGRVFYEVSRLEGMENYLGNVSLWENPEKWLLTSPIMNADKVTTPLLIMHNKSDGGVPWPQAVEMFIALRRLQKPVWMLQYDNGGHSLYGIPREAKDFTTRITQFFDHYLKDAPAPKWMSQGVPARLKGISTGYELESSYNRLK
- a CDS encoding RagB/SusD family nutrient uptake outer membrane protein, which codes for MSNASGVPGISGTAGLAMLTGLSGDELVLFSGVSDSRLNAYYRNELRSTAAQSIGTELWVGVGGLGWYTYIFSCNAAIEGLSASNALTPAVKQQLLGEARFLRAFFYFYLVNLYGNVPLILTTDPSVNAVSRQATAQQVYEQIVSDLKDAVDLLSIDYLNGSLVRYPGVAERVRPTKWAAAALLARTYLYLGNYQEAGKYAEDVINQQSLFQLAGLDDVFIKGSTEAIWQLQPVKTGRNTEEAFAFVLGANGPTPSANLNPVYLSTQLLNDFTADDQRRFNKHWIDSVIVLGTTYYFPFKYKQKQTTESPTEYLMILRLGEIFLIRAEARARAGLVEEGLLDLNTVRSRAGAAALAITDPAVLLEAVWQERKRELFTEMGHRWLDLKRTNKVNAVMQQMTPLKGGVWQSTDQLYPIPFSDIQKNGNLVQNPGYEQ
- a CDS encoding FecR domain-containing protein, whose amino-acid sequence is MNKNAERAAWLMARDLDGVITAIERQELLSMMGDPELYLSLRNEFANEKSRKIAIADHWLTGERLTQKLADRLNRKIAADADPYRIEPTYTNKRIVRSLWFIGAAACVIAILILLSPAPTIKQDKDKPVVNRFKNDIPPGEQKATLTLSDGSKIVLEQMPDGIIEPERGVRIQKLVDGQLVYKTVSGNPVRAGAMNTVTTPKGGKYRVVLPDGTAVQMNADSRIDYPTVFSGDERKVSIIGEAYFEVKKSKKPFKVVVNELEINVLGTSFTVNAYPDEPAIKTSLLTGAVRLDTEKDLTDRSSGVLLRPGQQALFPAGVLKRKEKKINIISIPEDAVAWIDGELAFEDRPLEEILRTLARWYDVKLEYKPGKLRSNFSLRIPDNESLSNVLSILEMTRYVQFEIDGHTVIVHPQ
- a CDS encoding SusC/RagA family TonB-linked outer membrane protein, which codes for MKKFVNSILFLLILISLQASGNASRQEITISVKDKPLLTVIGTIQKKTALRFFYPMDVIKYKSKPVTLTFSGNVFTLLDKIFSQQPGIEYIQKEKYIVIRERIVAAPQLFNNMLEVRDNPIDVTGRVINENGDPVVGATIQVRGTTIATATNGDGVFQLRQIAANATILITAVNILPTERPVKGQKNMLVEVKGKTGKLDEVQIIAYGTTTRRLNTSNSVTITAKDIEKQPVTNPLLSLQGRVPGLFVLQPSGLAGSSVKVQVQGINSITSGNNPLYVIDGVPIISELPSTVIDAVLGPAGPNYSGNGNPLNYINIADIESIDVLKDADATAIYGSRAANGAILITTKKGKVGQMQLNVNMQTGWGQVGQKLDMLNTRQYLDMRYEAFRNDGINWKSPSIAADDLKVWDTTRYTDWQEELIGNTSRLSNISANVSGGNSTVRYLFGATYHKETTVFPIPSDFSNEKIGANASITANSTDNRFRFQFSGNYMFDRNQLPGFDLTQEALLLEPNAPSLLNADGTLNWAPNAAGASTFYGNPMRKVLVKYRNNTYNLISNVVAGYKLFPFLELSSSFGYNSMRTNDIRALPLILEIPENRANSLRAADYGTRNIDSWIIEPQLKFNTDISKGRMELLFGGTILNLKTTAGYLYGTGHLNDELLENVDAAATLTSQYALQSEYKYNALFGRLNYNWEDKYLINISLRRDGSSRFGGANRLHNFYSIGAGWIFSNESFFNDNIDFISFGKLKGSYGTTGNDQIGDYRFLSLYNFPTIEIPYQGVVSLMPAGLPNPHLQWEETKKLQVGMELGFLKDNILLNVFYVRNRSSNQLLDYNLPAIAGFTSYLVNFPAVVQNRNWEFSVNSRNLQHNNFSWRSNFNLTIPQNELLSFPELSASTYANLLVVGHPLTVSKSYRFSRVDPASGKYQFLTSKGEGTNTPNPSTDLTALVNKLPKFYGGFQNTLTYKGIQLDFLFQFVKQMGYNDALFWNGSRLPGSFYGGLSNQSVSVLDRWQKIGDKKPIEKFTTSNNFFAEVISSDYRFTDASFIRLKNVALSWELPVAWLRKAGFKKANLYVHAQNLFTITSYSGLDPETQSMISLPPLRIVTVGTQLSL